The Chthoniobacterales bacterium genome has a window encoding:
- a CDS encoding damage-inducible protein J, giving the protein MASENILFRTRVPARRLRKAEKILDRLGLKPGDAFNMLLAQIELRNGVP; this is encoded by the coding sequence ATGGCCTCAGAGAACATACTGTTCCGCACAAGGGTGCCGGCGCGCCGCCTTCGGAAAGCCGAGAAGATTCTCGATCGCTTGGGCCTCAAGCCCGGTGATGCCTTCAACATGCTGCTGGCCCAGATCGAACTCCGCAACGGCGTGCC